One stretch of Nocardioides perillae DNA includes these proteins:
- a CDS encoding DUF2470 domain-containing protein, with the protein MTSTPAPRDPARRDAVRRSRRAASAAGADRVAADLPSLPSPAERVRSVLAAATGITVGVAAAQHPVHRHVVDLDGSLLFLAPEGSAAAAFAAMPGLPAVEATVTATDLADLPFADRVRGRVHLTGRLGPASGPVHPALLAHLQGDGDAPLSHLVRLQPTSASLQWRVEVPEGPAAAAWREVPVADVRAARADALIGSAAAWLTHLARDHGEALRALAESVRPGSTAAGTPRPLLVDRHGLVLRPATGPDLRLPFDRPATTPREAALALGRLAGVVAPRP; encoded by the coding sequence GTGACCAGCACCCCCGCGCCCCGCGACCCCGCCCGCCGCGACGCCGTACGCCGCTCGCGCCGCGCCGCGTCCGCCGCCGGGGCCGACCGGGTCGCCGCCGACCTGCCGTCGCTCCCGTCGCCCGCCGAGCGCGTGCGCTCGGTGCTCGCCGCGGCCACCGGCATCACCGTCGGGGTCGCCGCGGCGCAGCACCCGGTGCACCGCCACGTGGTCGACCTCGACGGGTCGCTGCTCTTCCTGGCCCCGGAGGGCTCGGCCGCGGCCGCGTTCGCGGCGATGCCCGGCCTGCCGGCCGTCGAGGCGACGGTGACCGCGACCGACCTGGCCGACCTGCCCTTCGCCGACCGCGTGCGCGGTCGCGTGCACCTGACCGGCAGGCTCGGGCCCGCGTCGGGGCCGGTCCACCCCGCGCTGCTCGCCCACCTGCAGGGCGACGGCGACGCCCCGCTCTCGCACCTCGTGCGGCTGCAGCCGACGAGCGCGTCGCTGCAGTGGCGCGTCGAGGTGCCCGAGGGTCCGGCCGCGGCGGCGTGGCGCGAGGTGCCCGTCGCCGACGTGCGGGCCGCCCGCGCGGACGCCTTGATCGGCTCGGCCGCCGCCTGGCTGACCCACCTCGCCCGCGACCACGGCGAGGCGCTGCGGGCGCTCGCCGAGTCGGTGCGCCCGGGGTCGACGGCCGCGGGCACGCCCCGCCCCCTGCTCGTGGACCGGCACGGCCTGGTCCTGCGCCCGGCCACGGGCCCCGACCTGCGCCTGCCCTTCGACCGCCCGGCGACCACCCCCCGCGAGGCCGCCCTCGCGCTCGGCCGGCTGGCGGGCGTCGTGGCGCCCCGTCCCTGA
- a CDS encoding DUF1540 domain-containing protein — MTLTADVSTCSVESCSYNHDEHCAADAITVGGSNGHATCATFVSLDSDGGLPTVRSHVGACQRSDCAHNRDLMCSAESVTIGWSGAEADCLTYTTA, encoded by the coding sequence ATGACCCTCACTGCCGACGTCTCGACCTGCAGCGTCGAGAGCTGCTCCTACAACCACGACGAGCACTGCGCCGCCGACGCCATCACGGTGGGCGGCAGCAACGGCCACGCCACCTGCGCCACCTTCGTCTCCCTCGACTCCGACGGCGGGCTTCCCACGGTGCGCTCGCACGTCGGTGCCTGCCAGCGCTCCGACTGCGCGCACAACCGCGACCTGATGTGCAGCGCGGAGTCGGTGACGATCGGCTGGTCGGGCGCCGAGGCCGACTGCCTCACCTACACGACT